One genomic region from Nocardia vinacea encodes:
- a CDS encoding ketosynthase chain-length factor: MILVTGMGVLAPNGLGVERFWDAVLDGHSGIAPLTRFDTNRSTARLAGQVADFDAAEHLPSRLLPQTDISTRMALVAAQWALDDAKVDTAALTDYDMGVVTGNASGGFEFTHREFNKLWSRGSEHVSVYESFAWFYAVNTGQISIRHGMRGPSSALVAEQAGGLDAVGHARRTVNRGTPLVVTGGVDSALDPWGWASHLASGEVSTSDAPERAYLPFDTAAAGYVPGEGGAMLVVEDATAARARGVPKVHGEIAGYASTFDPAPDSGRPSGLRRAAELALADAGMGPGDIDIVFADAAGVPDRDRDEAAAIEAIFGAGGVPVTASKPLTGRLFSGAGPLDIVTALLSIRDSVIPPTAYTTTLAEDYRIDLVLGAPRPATVGGALVLARGRWGFNSAVVVRAVDQT; encoded by the coding sequence ATGATCCTGGTTACCGGTATGGGCGTGCTCGCGCCGAATGGCCTCGGCGTCGAGCGCTTCTGGGATGCGGTGTTGGATGGCCACAGTGGTATCGCACCGCTGACCCGGTTCGACACCAACCGCAGCACCGCGCGATTGGCCGGACAGGTCGCCGATTTCGATGCGGCCGAACATCTGCCGAGCCGATTGCTGCCGCAGACCGATATTTCGACGCGGATGGCGTTGGTGGCCGCGCAGTGGGCCCTGGACGACGCCAAGGTCGATACGGCGGCACTGACCGACTACGACATGGGTGTGGTCACCGGAAATGCCTCCGGCGGTTTCGAATTCACCCATCGCGAGTTCAATAAGCTGTGGTCGCGCGGTTCCGAGCATGTGAGCGTCTACGAGTCGTTCGCCTGGTTCTACGCGGTGAATACCGGGCAGATCTCGATCCGGCACGGTATGCGCGGGCCGAGCAGTGCGCTGGTCGCCGAACAGGCGGGCGGTTTGGACGCGGTCGGGCACGCCCGCCGGACGGTCAACCGCGGCACCCCGCTGGTGGTCACCGGCGGCGTGGATTCCGCGCTCGATCCCTGGGGCTGGGCCTCACATCTGGCCAGCGGCGAGGTCAGCACGTCGGACGCGCCGGAGCGTGCCTATCTGCCATTCGACACCGCAGCGGCCGGATATGTGCCGGGTGAGGGCGGTGCGATGCTGGTGGTCGAGGACGCCACGGCGGCCCGTGCCCGCGGCGTTCCGAAGGTGCATGGCGAAATCGCCGGGTACGCTTCGACATTCGATCCGGCGCCGGATTCGGGAAGACCCTCGGGTCTGCGCCGCGCCGCGGAACTCGCACTCGCCGACGCCGGTATGGGACCGGGCGATATCGATATCGTCTTCGCCGATGCGGCGGGTGTACCCGACCGCGATCGGGACGAGGCGGCGGCCATCGAGGCCATCTTCGGCGCCGGTGGCGTCCCGGTCACGGCGTCGAAACCGCTGACCGGACGGCTGTTCTCGGGCGCGGGCCCGCTCGACATCGTGACCGCACTGCTGTCCATACGCGATTCGGTGATTCCGCCGACCGCCTACACCACCACCCTCGCCGAGGACTACCGGATCGATCTGGTTCTCGGCGCACCGCGGCCCGCCACCGTCGGCGGCGCCCTCGTCCTGGCCCGTGGCCGTTGGGGTTTCAACTCCGCGGTCGTCGTGCGCGCTGTCGACCAAACCTAG
- a CDS encoding acyl carrier protein produces MTMTITELRRILVECAGGDDIAEDIAGLDFEQLGYDSLALIETASRIQRDFGVLIPEEQLIDVTTPQELVDIVNSQLRGAA; encoded by the coding sequence ATGACCATGACAATTACCGAATTACGCCGGATCCTTGTGGAATGCGCGGGCGGCGATGATATCGCCGAAGATATCGCCGGACTCGACTTCGAACAGCTCGGCTACGACTCCCTGGCGCTCATCGAAACGGCCTCGCGGATCCAACGCGATTTCGGCGTGCTGATCCCGGAGGAACAGCTCATCGATGTCACGACGCCGCAGGAGCTGGTCGATATCGTCAATAGCCAATTGCGCGGTGCTGCATGA
- a CDS encoding aromatase/cyclase produces MNTQVMSHTKVVQAPPEVVYALVADVTKWPVIFAPSVLVRHLHRGPDEERFRLWATVNGEVKNWTSRRVLDAAQRRIVFEQERSHAPIASMGGGWSFREIDPGTTKVTLDHRFTVVDGADPDLVAGAVDRNSETELAALAHIAELGHPVDEVVHTFEDAVSLDIAAAEAYDFIYHSERWPEHVPHVGRIELDEDADGVQLMEMDTVTAGGIPHTTKSVRVCVTDERIDYKQLLPPAMLFGHSGAWEFADGPDGAVVTARHTVAINPVAAREVLGADTDLADARAYLTEALSTNSRNTLLCAVRYAESVKSPT; encoded by the coding sequence ATGAATACACAGGTGATGAGCCACACCAAGGTGGTGCAGGCGCCGCCAGAGGTCGTCTACGCCCTGGTCGCGGATGTGACCAAATGGCCGGTGATCTTCGCGCCGAGCGTGCTGGTGCGTCATCTGCACCGCGGACCCGATGAGGAGCGGTTCCGGTTGTGGGCCACCGTCAATGGTGAGGTGAAGAATTGGACCTCCCGGCGGGTGCTCGATGCGGCGCAACGGCGCATCGTCTTCGAACAGGAGCGCAGTCACGCACCGATCGCGTCCATGGGCGGCGGCTGGTCGTTCCGCGAAATCGATCCCGGCACAACGAAGGTCACCCTCGACCACCGCTTCACCGTGGTGGACGGCGCCGATCCGGATCTGGTGGCGGGCGCGGTGGATCGCAATAGCGAGACAGAGTTGGCCGCGTTGGCTCATATCGCAGAGCTGGGACATCCGGTCGACGAGGTGGTGCACACCTTCGAAGACGCCGTCTCGCTCGATATTGCGGCGGCCGAGGCATACGACTTCATCTACCACAGCGAGCGCTGGCCCGAACACGTCCCGCACGTCGGCAGGATCGAACTCGACGAGGACGCCGATGGTGTGCAGCTGATGGAGATGGATACCGTTACCGCGGGCGGTATTCCGCACACCACCAAATCGGTGCGCGTCTGCGTCACCGACGAGCGGATCGATTACAAGCAGCTGCTGCCGCCTGCCATGCTCTTCGGGCACAGCGGCGCATGGGAATTCGCGGACGGTCCGGACGGTGCGGTGGTGACGGCACGGCACACAGTTGCGATCAATCCGGTTGCCGCCCGCGAAGTCCTCGGGGCCGATACCGATCTCGCCGATGCGCGCGCATATCTCACCGAAGCGCTGTCGACCAACAGCCGCAATACCCTGCTGTGCGCGGTGCGGTATGCCGAGTCCGTGAAGTCACCGACATGA
- a CDS encoding MBL fold metallo-hydrolase, giving the protein MTATEPPMVAGGPVVREIADRVYAYTHSRGGWCVSNAGVLAGPGGAVVIDTLATEGRTRALVEFVDGLDIGPARTIVNTHHHGDHNFGNHLFGPTAVVIGHDRIRPEMIETGLALTELWPQVQWGDVRVTLPSITFSGRVTLHIGERRVELFHLGPAAHTTNDVVAWLPEEKVLFAGDLVMSGAAPFCLMGSVSGTINAISRLAELGAETVVSGHGPVTGPEIFEQTLRYLRWVQELAAEGRSLGLTPLAIALEADHGEFADLVDEERIVGNLYRADAEWAGGPIGEPLDVLSIFGEMIVYNHGQVPTCLA; this is encoded by the coding sequence ATGACCGCCACCGAACCACCGATGGTGGCCGGGGGCCCGGTCGTGCGCGAAATCGCCGACCGGGTCTACGCGTACACGCACAGTCGAGGCGGCTGGTGTGTCAGCAATGCGGGCGTGCTGGCGGGGCCGGGCGGGGCGGTGGTGATCGATACGCTGGCGACCGAGGGACGCACCCGCGCGCTGGTCGAATTCGTCGACGGCCTCGATATCGGTCCGGCCAGAACGATTGTCAACACCCACCATCACGGCGACCACAATTTCGGCAATCACCTCTTCGGGCCCACCGCGGTCGTCATCGGCCACGATCGGATCCGGCCGGAGATGATCGAGACCGGACTCGCGCTGACCGAACTGTGGCCGCAGGTGCAGTGGGGCGATGTGCGAGTAACCCTGCCCAGCATCACCTTCAGCGGCCGCGTGACCCTGCATATCGGCGAACGGCGCGTCGAACTATTCCACCTCGGACCGGCCGCGCACACCACCAATGATGTGGTGGCGTGGCTGCCCGAGGAGAAGGTGCTCTTCGCCGGAGATCTGGTGATGTCGGGGGCCGCGCCGTTCTGCCTGATGGGATCGGTCAGCGGGACGATAAACGCGATCAGCAGGCTAGCCGAACTGGGCGCGGAAACTGTGGTGTCCGGGCACGGTCCGGTGACCGGACCCGAGATCTTCGAGCAGACATTGCGATATCTGCGGTGGGTGCAGGAGCTGGCCGCCGAGGGCCGCTCCCTCGGACTCACCCCGCTGGCCATCGCGCTCGAGGCCGATCACGGTGAATTCGCCGATCTGGTCGACGAAGAGCGCATAGTCGGCAATCTGTACCGCGCCGATGCGGAGTGGGCGGGCGGTCCGATCGGCGAGCCGCTGGATGTGCTGTCGATTTTCGGCGAGATGATCGTGTACAACCACGGGCAGGTGCCGACATGTCTGGCGTGA
- a CDS encoding FAD-dependent oxidoreductase, which produces MSGVTTESVRVCVVGGGPAGLMTGLVLARSGVEVLVLEKHPDFLRDFRGDTVHPSTLRAIDELGLATEFLALPHVELPQLPMATASGPVIFADFRSLPGGFPFVAFMPQWDVLNFLAEAGGRYPGFRLIQRAEVTELIQEHDTVVGARVRTPEGPLEVRSQLVIAADGRNSIVRGGLLEVAAGAAPMDVLWFRVSKPDGERLPTVRSGNGFFIVCIDRGDYLQVAYMIPKGGFATVKAAGLADFRADLAAIYPSLTEHLAAEIRTWDDVKPLDVRVDRLRRWYRPGLLAIGDAAHAMSPAGGVGINLAVQDAIATARLLAPILGTGARPSVAQLRAVQSRREFPMRVVQFAQLRLLSDLYPNAGRPGTDRPLLVRLLRRFPRLPRLVARVIGLGIRPEHVPPVADVAGTVTALTKFREN; this is translated from the coding sequence ATGTCTGGCGTGACAACCGAATCGGTGCGGGTCTGCGTGGTCGGCGGCGGACCGGCCGGGCTGATGACCGGTCTAGTGCTCGCCCGATCGGGCGTGGAAGTGCTTGTGTTGGAAAAGCATCCGGACTTCCTGCGCGACTTCCGCGGTGACACCGTGCACCCATCCACTCTCCGGGCGATCGACGAACTCGGGCTGGCCACCGAATTCCTCGCGCTACCGCACGTCGAACTGCCACAGCTGCCGATGGCCACCGCGAGTGGGCCGGTGATCTTCGCCGACTTCCGCTCGCTCCCAGGCGGTTTCCCGTTCGTGGCATTTATGCCGCAGTGGGATGTGCTGAACTTCCTGGCCGAGGCCGGTGGGCGGTACCCGGGCTTCCGCTTGATCCAGCGGGCCGAGGTCACCGAACTCATCCAGGAGCACGACACCGTGGTCGGCGCACGGGTACGCACACCCGAGGGACCTCTCGAGGTCCGGTCCCAGTTGGTGATCGCCGCGGATGGACGCAATTCGATTGTGCGCGGCGGCCTGCTGGAGGTCGCGGCCGGCGCGGCGCCGATGGACGTGCTGTGGTTCCGGGTCAGCAAACCCGACGGCGAGCGGCTGCCTACCGTGCGCAGCGGCAATGGCTTCTTCATCGTCTGCATCGACCGCGGCGACTACCTGCAGGTCGCCTACATGATCCCGAAGGGCGGATTCGCGACTGTGAAGGCCGCCGGACTCGCCGACTTCCGTGCCGACCTCGCCGCGATCTATCCGAGCCTCACCGAGCATCTGGCGGCCGAGATCCGCACCTGGGATGACGTGAAACCCCTTGATGTGCGGGTGGATCGGCTACGGCGCTGGTACCGGCCCGGCCTCCTCGCGATCGGCGATGCGGCCCATGCCATGTCGCCCGCGGGCGGAGTCGGCATCAATCTCGCGGTACAGGACGCGATCGCGACCGCCCGGCTGCTCGCGCCCATCCTCGGCACGGGTGCTCGACCGAGCGTCGCACAATTGCGCGCCGTGCAGAGCAGGCGTGAATTCCCCATGCGCGTAGTCCAATTCGCGCAACTGCGGCTGCTGTCGGATCTCTATCCGAATGCCGGACGACCGGGCACCGACAGGCCACTGCTGGTACGTCTGCTGCGGCGCTTTCCCCGGCTACCCCGTTTGGTGGCCCGGGTGATCGGGCTCGGCATCCGGCCCGAACATGTGCCACCGGTGGCCGATGTCGCCGGAACCGTCACTGCCCTAACGAAATTCAGGGAGAACTGA
- a CDS encoding alpha/beta fold hydrolase → MSTYLLVHGAFHGGWAWQRVLPLLEDAGHRVLAPSLVGLGDRADLLTPDVGLDTHVEDLVGLLTSADLTDVVLVGHSYASIVVTAVADAVPDRIAELVYIDTFVPRDGEAVADIMPGMVDAFAAAATEYGDGWRVPPQTEPMGDGGLYGITEEPDLSWAASMMTAQSLETFQQRMLLTNPIALADIPVTHVYCSEGGEAYKAMRAAMPRTLPPADLPPGRLHVLPTGHDCMITMPRELAGHLLALAPRTTLA, encoded by the coding sequence GTGTCGACATATCTGCTCGTGCATGGCGCATTTCACGGCGGCTGGGCCTGGCAGCGGGTGCTGCCGCTGCTCGAGGACGCCGGACATCGTGTGCTGGCCCCGTCGCTTGTCGGCCTCGGCGACCGCGCCGATCTCTTGACCCCGGATGTCGGCCTGGATACCCACGTCGAGGATCTGGTCGGCCTGCTCACCTCCGCGGATCTCACCGACGTCGTCCTGGTCGGGCACAGCTACGCGAGCATCGTGGTGACCGCGGTCGCCGACGCCGTCCCCGACCGCATCGCCGAACTCGTCTATATCGACACCTTCGTCCCGCGCGACGGTGAGGCGGTCGCCGACATCATGCCCGGTATGGTCGATGCCTTCGCCGCCGCGGCCACCGAATACGGCGATGGCTGGCGCGTACCGCCGCAGACCGAGCCGATGGGCGACGGCGGCCTGTACGGCATCACCGAGGAACCCGATTTGAGCTGGGCCGCCTCGATGATGACCGCACAGTCGCTCGAGACTTTCCAACAGCGCATGCTGCTCACGAATCCCATTGCGCTGGCGGATATTCCGGTGACACACGTGTATTGCAGCGAGGGCGGCGAAGCCTACAAGGCCATGCGCGCCGCCATGCCGCGCACCCTGCCGCCCGCCGACCTGCCGCCCGGCCGTCTGCACGTGCTGCCGACCGGGCACGACTGCATGATCACCATGCCGCGCGAATTGGCCGGGCACCTCCTGGCATTGGCACCGCGGACAACGCTTGCCTAA
- a CDS encoding winged helix-turn-helix transcriptional regulator: MIDLVFGRWSTQVLWVLTHDGRLRFTELEQRIPGLTPKVLTQRLRQLERDGLVSRTYHAEVPPRVEYEATPLAVTLTPVFASIVDWSSAHLSEVLAARAAYDAAES; encoded by the coding sequence GTGATCGACCTCGTTTTCGGCCGGTGGTCCACCCAGGTGCTCTGGGTGCTGACCCATGACGGCCGACTGCGCTTCACCGAACTCGAACAGCGCATCCCTGGCCTCACCCCCAAGGTGCTGACCCAGCGCCTGCGCCAGCTGGAACGCGACGGACTGGTGTCCCGCACCTACCACGCCGAGGTGCCACCCCGCGTCGAGTACGAAGCCACCCCGCTCGCGGTCACCCTGACCCCGGTCTTCGCGAGCATCGTCGACTGGTCGAGCGCACATCTCAGCGAAGTACTCGCCGCCCGCGCCGCGTACGACGCGGCCGAATCCTGA
- a CDS encoding luciferase family protein, which yields MTTASVDGRIDLPRRSGDRPRTRAHNPHQQLNQLAPPDLQETLWSRMTTLNGVLLGRSGVSLPDTRALHLRPTIAKGPGEAYLVGTEFAHLHGYDDGSLHMCLPKDIAAEAITQGWAELHPMARQRFLPQTLVMVYGPRDLDELEMVWRLVRISHGFARGAATA from the coding sequence ATGACAACGGCATCCGTGGACGGACGCATCGATCTGCCGCGCCGCTCCGGCGACCGGCCGCGCACCCGGGCACACAATCCACATCAGCAGCTCAACCAGCTAGCGCCACCGGATCTGCAGGAAACCCTGTGGTCGCGGATGACCACGCTGAACGGCGTGCTGCTCGGCCGCAGCGGCGTTTCGCTGCCCGATACCCGGGCGCTGCATCTGCGCCCGACGATCGCCAAAGGACCGGGCGAGGCATATCTGGTCGGCACCGAATTCGCCCATCTACACGGATACGACGACGGCAGCCTGCACATGTGCCTGCCGAAAGATATTGCGGCCGAGGCGATCACGCAGGGCTGGGCGGAATTGCATCCCATGGCGCGGCAGCGTTTTCTGCCGCAGACGCTGGTAATGGTCTACGGGCCACGCGATCTCGACGAACTCGAGATGGTCTGGCGACTGGTGCGGATCAGCCACGGTTTCGCGCGTGGGGCGGCTACAGCGTGA
- a CDS encoding lipocalin-like domain-containing protein yields the protein MNATDLVGTWELLSYFDIDEHDATSTGPLGDAPRGLLIYGAHGYMSVSMMRTDAATGTPPFMGYAGTWRRRGAEMVHAITVCSNPAWADTEQVRQMSLNGDVLTLIGAARVDGRMQRRVLTWRRSCPPS from the coding sequence ATGAACGCCACCGATCTCGTCGGAACCTGGGAATTGCTGTCCTACTTCGATATCGACGAACACGATGCGACCAGCACCGGGCCACTGGGTGACGCACCGCGCGGCCTGCTGATCTACGGCGCGCACGGCTATATGTCGGTGAGCATGATGCGCACCGACGCAGCGACGGGCACACCGCCCTTCATGGGTTATGCGGGAACCTGGCGCAGGCGCGGCGCGGAGATGGTGCACGCGATCACCGTGTGCTCCAACCCGGCCTGGGCCGATACCGAACAGGTGCGCCAGATGTCGCTGAACGGCGACGTCCTCACGCTCATCGGAGCCGCACGGGTCGACGGGCGGATGCAGCGCCGGGTGCTGACCTGGCGCCGCTCCTGCCCGCCGTCCTGA
- a CDS encoding acetyl-CoA carboxylase biotin carboxyl carrier protein has protein sequence MTAVEENTSGALDGATGHDEYLRILEAIQTGALQLLAGFPQQPSALRVQVGEVTIEAEWQVSAAPLGVAPEVAGGAVETPAAPDEPALGAVFRAPSVGVFYRGQEPGAAPFVEVGDRVTAGQQIAIVEAMKLMIPVTAQAGGVITEILKENNEPVQFDEPLFSYSPE, from the coding sequence ATGACCGCAGTGGAGGAGAACACATCGGGTGCGCTCGACGGCGCAACCGGGCACGACGAGTATCTGCGGATCCTCGAGGCGATCCAGACGGGTGCGCTGCAACTGCTCGCGGGTTTTCCGCAGCAGCCGAGCGCGCTGCGTGTCCAGGTGGGTGAGGTGACGATCGAGGCCGAATGGCAGGTCTCGGCAGCACCGCTCGGCGTGGCCCCCGAAGTGGCAGGGGGAGCGGTGGAAACCCCGGCCGCGCCCGATGAGCCGGCACTCGGTGCGGTCTTCCGCGCACCGAGTGTCGGGGTGTTCTATCGCGGCCAGGAACCGGGCGCGGCCCCCTTCGTAGAGGTGGGCGACCGGGTGACGGCCGGACAGCAGATCGCCATCGTGGAGGCGATGAAGTTGATGATCCCGGTGACCGCGCAGGCTGGCGGCGTGATCACCGAGATACTCAAGGAAAACAACGAACCGGTCCAATTCGATGAGCCCTTATTCTCGTATTCGCCTGAATAA
- a CDS encoding SDR family NAD(P)-dependent oxidoreductase: MAESQRVALVTGATSGMGLEITKSLAAQGIAVFICARDQQKLTDTVKSLQDDGHEVDGTVCDVVDAAQIREYVDAGVRRYGPVDILVNNAGRSGGGVTAEVTDELWFDVINTNLNSVFLMTKAALTAGGMLERGSGRIVNIASTGGKQGVVHGAPYSASKHGVVGFTKALGLELAKTGITVNAVCPGFVETPMAERVREVYSGLWGVDTDEVHARVSARVPIGRYVQPFEVAAMVDYLIGPGAGAVTAQALNVCGGLGNY; the protein is encoded by the coding sequence ATGGCGGAAAGTCAGCGCGTCGCGCTGGTCACCGGAGCGACCAGCGGTATGGGCCTGGAGATCACCAAAAGCCTGGCGGCCCAGGGCATCGCGGTGTTCATCTGCGCTCGCGATCAGCAGAAGTTGACCGATACGGTCAAGAGCCTGCAGGACGACGGTCACGAGGTCGACGGCACGGTCTGCGATGTCGTCGATGCCGCGCAGATCCGTGAATATGTCGACGCGGGCGTGCGGCGCTATGGCCCGGTCGACATCCTGGTCAACAATGCGGGACGCAGCGGCGGCGGCGTCACCGCGGAAGTCACCGACGAGCTGTGGTTCGACGTGATCAATACCAACCTCAACAGCGTCTTCCTGATGACCAAGGCAGCGCTGACCGCGGGCGGCATGCTCGAGCGCGGCAGCGGCCGCATCGTGAATATCGCCTCCACCGGCGGCAAACAGGGTGTCGTACACGGTGCGCCGTATTCGGCCTCCAAACACGGCGTGGTCGGCTTCACCAAGGCGCTCGGACTGGAACTGGCCAAGACCGGGATCACGGTGAACGCGGTGTGCCCGGGTTTCGTGGAAACCCCGATGGCCGAACGGGTTCGGGAGGTCTACTCCGGTCTGTGGGGTGTGGATACCGACGAGGTGCACGCCCGGGTGAGCGCACGTGTGCCGATCGGACGCTACGTGCAGCCGTTCGAGGTCGCGGCGATGGTCGACTATCTGATCGGCCCCGGCGCGGGCGCGGTCACCGCGCAGGCGCTGAATGTCTGTGGCGGACTTGGCAATTACTGA
- a CDS encoding nuclear transport factor 2 family protein: protein MTTVASRTELYAEVQQFYADQMQRLDNRDIPGYAETFTEDAEFEHTPGRPPARTRAGIVSDLVEFHKRFEADPMQRRHWFNMINLQPQDDGTIVSTAYCLVVKIRPNSKPEIAPSCVVHDVLVRVEGNLLTRSRRVAHD from the coding sequence ATGACCACCGTCGCCAGCCGCACCGAGTTGTACGCCGAGGTCCAGCAGTTCTACGCCGATCAGATGCAGCGGCTGGACAACCGCGACATCCCGGGATACGCCGAAACCTTCACCGAGGATGCGGAATTCGAACACACACCGGGCCGGCCACCGGCCCGGACCAGGGCGGGCATCGTCTCGGACCTGGTCGAATTCCACAAGCGTTTCGAGGCTGATCCGATGCAGCGCAGGCACTGGTTCAACATGATCAACCTGCAGCCGCAGGACGATGGAACCATCGTCTCCACCGCCTACTGCCTCGTGGTCAAGATCCGGCCGAACAGCAAGCCCGAAATCGCGCCGAGCTGCGTCGTACACGACGTGCTCGTCCGGGTGGAGGGCAATCTGCTGACCCGGTCCCGGCGCGTCGCCCATGACTGA
- a CDS encoding malonic semialdehyde reductase yields the protein MNTVQPETLLTLAAEAQDLLFREARTANTFTDAPVTDDQIRDIYELIKYGPTSMNQQPLRIVLVRSPEARARLVTHMIDNNKPKTAAAPLTAILAADLNFHENLPKVFPHAPEAMDYFADRGYRAESARFNALIQTGYFILGIRAAGLAAGPMNGFDAEGLDKDFFPDGTHSALVVVNIGIPGTDAWFPRSPRLTYDEVVTTV from the coding sequence GTGAACACCGTGCAGCCAGAAACCCTGTTGACCCTTGCCGCCGAAGCCCAGGACCTGTTGTTCCGGGAGGCGCGCACCGCGAACACCTTCACCGACGCACCGGTCACCGACGACCAGATCCGCGATATCTACGAACTGATCAAATACGGCCCCACATCGATGAATCAGCAGCCGCTGCGCATCGTCCTGGTTCGCAGCCCGGAGGCACGGGCCCGCCTGGTCACCCACATGATCGACAACAACAAGCCCAAGACCGCGGCCGCACCCCTGACCGCAATCCTGGCCGCCGACTTGAACTTCCACGAAAACCTGCCGAAGGTCTTCCCGCACGCCCCCGAAGCCATGGACTATTTCGCCGACCGGGGCTACCGCGCCGAATCGGCCCGCTTCAACGCCCTCATCCAAACCGGTTACTTCATCCTCGGCATCCGCGCGGCCGGTCTCGCCGCAGGTCCCATGAACGGTTTCGATGCCGAGGGTCTCGACAAGGACTTCTTCCCCGACGGCACCCACAGCGCACTGGTCGTGGTCAACATCGGCATCCCGGGCACCGACGCCTGGTTCCCCCGCTCCCCCCGCCTGACCTACGACGAGGTCGTCACCACCGTCTAG
- a CDS encoding aspartate aminotransferase family protein: MGALWHGFADMGAVERDGAFVVARGAGAYIYDQAGTRYLDATAGLWFTNVGHGRAEIADAVAAQLRTVAHYSNFGDFAEPATQELAEKLASIAPVPGSKIFFTSGGSDSVDTAAKLARRYWHELGRPDKTIVVGRQRAYHGMHIAGTALAGIPVNREGYGELMADARTVEWDDAKALLALIEEIGAERIAAFFCEPIIGAGGIYLPPDDYLTEVRRICRDHDILFVVDEVVTGFGRIGGSWFAATRFELEPDLMTTAKGLTSGYVPMGAVFIAPHIADPFFRGGVWWRHGYTYGGHAGAAAAALANLAIIERENLLAEAKRLESTLHEKLAPLADHPRVAEVRSGLGAVAAIQLADPAEGLPLVKTLRANGISGRAAGQGAMQISPSFVMTDAQVDELVEGFTRALG; encoded by the coding sequence ATGGGCGCGCTATGGCACGGGTTCGCCGACATGGGTGCTGTCGAACGCGATGGCGCGTTCGTCGTGGCACGCGGTGCGGGTGCCTACATCTACGACCAGGCGGGCACCAGGTATCTGGACGCGACGGCCGGGCTGTGGTTCACCAATGTCGGGCACGGACGCGCCGAGATCGCGGATGCGGTCGCCGCACAGCTGCGCACGGTCGCGCACTATTCGAACTTCGGTGATTTCGCCGAACCCGCCACACAGGAGTTGGCGGAGAAGTTGGCGAGCATCGCACCGGTGCCGGGCAGCAAGATCTTCTTCACCTCCGGCGGCTCGGATTCGGTGGACACCGCGGCCAAGCTCGCCCGCCGCTACTGGCACGAGCTGGGACGGCCGGACAAGACCATTGTGGTCGGCAGACAGCGCGCGTATCACGGAATGCATATCGCGGGAACGGCTTTGGCGGGAATACCGGTCAACCGCGAGGGCTACGGCGAGCTGATGGCAGATGCCCGCACCGTCGAATGGGACGATGCGAAGGCGCTACTCGCGCTCATCGAGGAGATCGGCGCGGAGCGCATCGCGGCCTTCTTCTGCGAACCCATCATCGGCGCGGGCGGGATCTACTTGCCGCCGGACGACTACCTCACCGAGGTCCGCCGCATCTGCCGCGATCACGACATCCTCTTCGTCGTCGACGAGGTCGTCACCGGCTTCGGCCGCATCGGCGGATCCTGGTTCGCCGCAACCCGTTTCGAGCTCGAACCCGATCTCATGACCACCGCAAAGGGCCTCACCTCCGGCTACGTCCCGATGGGCGCGGTCTTCATCGCACCCCACATCGCCGACCCCTTCTTCCGCGGCGGCGTCTGGTGGCGCCACGGCTACACCTACGGCGGCCACGCCGGCGCCGCCGCCGCAGCCCTCGCCAACCTCGCCATCATCGAACGTGAAAACCTCCTCGCCGAAGCGAAGCGCCTGGAATCCACCCTCCACGAAAAGCTCGCGCCCCTCGCGGATCACCCCCGCGTCGCCGAGGTCCGCAGCGGCCTCGGCGCTGTGGCCGCGATCCAACTGGCCGATCCCGCCGAAGGTCTCCCGCTGGTCAAAACTCTACGAGCCAACGGTATTTCGGGACGTGCAGCAGGTCAGGGCGCGATGCAGATCTCCCCATCCTTCGTCATGACCGACGCCCAAGTCGACGAACTCGTCGAGGGCTTCACCCGTGCCCTGGGATGA